The genomic interval ATGTAAGTAACTCAAGATAACCGAATAAGCTATGTAACTAGGGACTGCCCCTAcggaaataaaaagagagggtATGGAGGAACGTGCTTCAGAGCAGGTGGGAGATTGTAACTGAGGCACAATCTCAGTTACAATCTGTCCGTAACTGAGATTACGGACAGATTGTCCGTTCTGTCCGTTCTCCTTGCAGCAAGTAAATCTaaaactctcttgtctttctcctctttgcgtggtgttaaaatgttttaggttGTTTGAACTTGACATGCATAATTATGTCTCAACACAAAGTTGGTAGGAGCTCGTCTTGCAATAAGTGAGTTGCCGGTCCGAGTCCTGCTCCATCCGCttctgtcgttgtgtccttgggcaaggcaCTTCACCCAcattgcctgctggtggtggtcagaggggcCAGTGGTGGCTCTGTCAGACCAGACAGTCcttgccaccatcagtgtgtgaaagtgtgtgcTTTGGgatcctctggacttgataaagtgctataCATTTTACCATTTTCCATGAACATTTCAGAGTTGTTTCCAGTTTGCAGTGTCAAAAAGATCTCACTTCCTGCCACAAGATGTTTACAAGATTTCTTATAAACATCTTGATTCCCCTTTTCCTCACATTTGTGACACACCGTTGCAAAAATGTAGAGGTATTCAAATGAGTGTCGAATAAATACCTTTTTCAGTCAATCAGAAACCGTTTCAACACTCAGAGCTTACTATGATAGCACCAAACATGGCTGGATGTGAGGCCGTAGTTCTCCTGCCTAACACTCTCAGGCAACTCAAACTGGGCTACATGATGCAGGAGCTTCCGGATGTCATGTCCCTCAAACTGGGCTCTCCCAGGATCCCCAATCAGGACTTTGGAGCCGTGGCTTTTGACGCAGCGATCCAGCCATTTATGAAGGCTGTCTGAGAGCGTTTCGTCGTAGAACATGTCGCCCAGGAGGATCAAGTCAAAGCCGGCAGGATCCGAACCAATTATGTCGTCTGTCACGCAATCTGGTGGCTCCACTTTGTTCAGTTCACAATTCAACTTGGTCACAACAGCTgcaactgaaacagaaacaggtaGCTTAGCCATGCCACATGAAAATATTGTCATGTTCCATAACTAATGGATAATGTCTGCGGTTTTTAAATTCAActgtaagattttaaaaacacatcagcaaAACTGAATATCATTAAACTGTTGATGCCATCTTCCCCTGCTGGTCAGAATAATCCTTTAAACTTTACTAAAATTGTGTGAAAAAGAGcggaaaattaacaaaatgagAAGACGAGGGAATCTTTCTCACATGTCACCCCAATGCCACATCTTAgcaaaatcacagaaaaacagaaatattggtTTCCTGAAGGTTGGcagtggagaaaaaagaagaagggtGAAAGAATACCAGTTGTTCAAATTGTGGGTTTGTAACCAGCTACTGCTTGTCGGTAACCTCAGTCTGAACCTCCCCATCAGCAGCATTAAAAACTACTGCAGGGAACATAAAACAGACTTTAATCCTTTATTGTATGAGGATACAAATATGAAACTTCAAAACATTGGAGCTGAGTTAAGCTCTATGAATCTTACTCCCACAATGCTTTGTGTGTTCAGTCTGAAAATTAGTTTTCCGGAGACATAGAGTTTCGTACATGTCATGTGTGATGACCAGAGGTCATGAGAGATCCCGAGGGACATGTTCAAAGTTCAACCCTCTCCTCTGTCCAGTATTCTGCccggacacacacacaaacacgaaTGGCTTGGTGAGAAAAACTGGAGGTAACTACaacattctatttaaatatactatattgTATATCATTCTCGATtatctaacacttattgtttttcatactttaattgtattactCTTAAAACTCATAATGTTTTAAGAGTAAGGGTGTCTATTAGGTCTCTCTGacatgatcaaaaataaaatgatagttTGGCTTAACATTCATGGAGAAAGCTGAACCATTAATTTGCAAAATTACTCTTACAATCTACTCCTAGTGAACATCTGAAAGGgtttttttcaattatatttacaAATACTATGGTTATACATCTCTCTGTCTATGCTGTAACAGCAGAAAGATATATAGTGTAATTAAAGTGATCGCTTTAGGTAAAGATCTACAGCAGTCGTTCTCAAACTATTAATACAAAGTACCACCacagaaaatacttttgtaTTTCAAGGACCTTCATTgttactgtaaaataaattagcataGCATTTAAATAAgcaccaaaatgttttaataaacgCAGATTTGTAATCTGTGGCTTCATAAACACATAAATCAATTTTCCCCCCCAGAATTTCTACAGATCTTCTATTTCAAAAGCTCATATTTAGACACACTCCAACTTTCACCATTTTAAGCAAAAAGTACAAAGTTCAGcattaatttacaaaatatatttctataatgctaaaatgttaaatacacATCTGCAaaagacagaacaaaaagaacaataagGAAATAGATAGATGGCTGGTTGGACTGAGGCCTGTATGGATGGGTGGAAGGATGATAAAAGTATTGAATAGGAAAAACCAGACAGATGTCCTACAGACAGATGACTGGATTATGCAGCAATGGATGTTGGGAAAACAACTGATGATGGTGGATAGATGGCTGAAAGGGTGGCTGGAGGGAGGAATGGCTGCAATGTTTAGAAAGAGGCAGAGTTAATCTGGGCCAGGAGCGACAAAGAGGGAATTGTTCTTATGTAAGATGAGACTTCAGATCTCACTGGAGTTTCCATGAGGCAACTTTGGTGGATTTCCAAGATATATATTGTACTTTTATTAAACTTTGGTTGATTTTAACTCACTGGCTCTTCTGGAATCTTAATGAACGTGAGCTGGAGGCAAGTGAGTCTCCAACaaacttcttaaaataaatattcctgCTTTCCCTGCTGTAATGTCATTGAACACAACTCTCTCTTTTTATACACTTGCTACAAATCAGCAGGTTGCAGATACTGAACAGTAACTTTGAtgttaaatctatttttttaaaccacaggGAGTCTAAGTTTGATAGCATGGGgctaaaatgtttacattttcaaactttttatctCTTATCAAAAATGCGTCAATCATAATAGTTGGGTAAATAAGTCTAAAATGGTAATGGGCATGGCAATATTTTGATTGTGACATGATTTTCAAGAATGagttgattttgattttatatcCACGTGTAGTTATATAATTTTTCTGAGGGGTCCTCGGCAATATTATTATTCACatctgaattactgaaataaaatgtacgATTAGAGGCAATTAAGAATAATCGAGGCAGCATACCGGGGTCGATATCATTGGCCACCACATGGACAGCACCACAGAGCTTAGCAGCGATGGACGAGGCTCCGCAGCCGCTGCCCAGATCCAGCACGGATCCATCCCGACAAACATCAGGG from Xiphophorus maculatus strain JP 163 A chromosome 2, X_maculatus-5.0-male, whole genome shotgun sequence carries:
- the etfbkmt gene encoding electron transfer flavoprotein beta subunit lysine methyltransferase; the encoded protein is MWLFPSTTPCCGFLSAPKCHRCVKGFLKPYAQASRRRRASETCLSNENIRSFISENTEVVVGGSLTPEIKLRLFTPGCRFWRERPELWPFSDPYWAIYWPGGQALSRYILDNPDVCRDGSVLDLGSGCGASSIAAKLCGAVHVVANDIDPVAAVVTKLNCELNKVEPPDCVTDDIIGSDPAGFDLILLGDMFYDETLSDSLHKWLDRCVKSHGSKVLIGDPGRAQFEGHDIRKLLHHVAQFELPESVRQENYGLTSSHVWCYHSKL